From Tautonia marina:
TGATGCGGCCGATCCGCGAGCAGTGCCAGCCACGCAACCTTCGCTTGCGAATTGAGCCGGTCGCGAACCAGACACCGTAACGAGGCTCCGATCGGACCGGCCCCATTGCACCGTTACTCTTTGACGACCCGGACACTGACCGGGTCGTCGAAATCGGCATCGAGGGCCTTGGCCCGATCGAGGGTCAATTCTCCGGTTTGCAACCAGAGCCGATAGCGAACGTTCAGTGGTTGATCTTCGGTCAGGAGGTACTCGAAGTACGAGCCAAAGCGGCCGTAATCCCGCTCACTATAGCGGGCCTCTTTGGGGTTCTCGGGATGGTCGAGGTACGCGACGGAATAGCGGTCACCGTCAATCACGAAGCTCATGGCGTTCCAGGGCAGATTTACCGGGCCCTCGCCCGTCTTCGGTTCCCAGTTTCTCGTTTCTCCAGGCTTCCCCGGGCCGTCGACACGGAGGTAATACGTCTGGTCCTTTGAGACTTCAGCCACATGGTTGTCCGCTCGGAAGTGGACTCCGGCATGCTGAGGGTCGCCGTCGAGCTTCACCGGTCCGGCCTTGGTTTCGACCCGAGCGGCGAAGTCGATGAAATACCCTTCCTCCGCCGCGTAGGCGGTGACCTCCCGGGATTCGAGAGCGAAGATTTCCCCTTCCTGTCCATGCCAACCAACGGTGATGAGATGACGACCAAGCACCGGCCCGGCCTCCTCGGCAAGCGTTTCCTGATACGACTGGAAGGCGTTTCCACGGGCGTGCCAGACGTCGGCTTGCTTGTCGTCGCCGTAACTGACGCGATTAAACCCGAAGAACAGGCCCCGGTGGTGGGTGAACAGTCCACCCGCCCCTTTGCTGAGGCGTCGACCGTCGGGGGCGAACAGGTGGTGGAAGGGTTTGTAGGTCAACTCGCGAGCCTCAGGGCTCGACTCGTCCAGTTTGGGTCGCACGAGTTGTAAGATCGGCTGGTCTCCCCGGACGAGCAGATCCCCCTCGTCCGACGTCTTCCACGAGAACGACGGGATGCTGCTCAGGTCGGCACCGGATTCCGAAACGTCGAAGCGAACCGTCTCTCCCTTCGCCAGTTCGGGCAGGATGAAGTGAAGTTCTCGGACAACGCCATCGGAAGGCTCGCCGGGCTGGCTTAAGAGCGAGGGTTCGGTCAACTGGCCCAGCAGCGTCTCGCCATCGATCGACTTGAGAATCACCACATCGCCCTTGGCGAACGCCTCGGGCAACGTCAGGACGGCGGAAACCGGTGTGCGAATGC
This genomic window contains:
- a CDS encoding DUF6807 family protein, which encodes MRRRVTVSLGALPILLFLALPGLAQSIAIEVDAGTHDRIRTPVSAVLTLPEAFAKGDVVILKSIDGETLLGQLTEPSLLSQPGEPSDGVVRELHFILPELAKGETVRFDVSESGADLSSIPSFSWKTSDEGDLLVRGDQPILQLVRPKLDESSPEARELTYKPFHHLFAPDGRRLSKGAGGLFTHHRGLFFGFNRVSYGDDKQADVWHARGNAFQSYQETLAEEAGPVLGRHLITVGWHGQEGEIFALESREVTAYAAEEGYFIDFAARVETKAGPVKLDGDPQHAGVHFRADNHVAEVSKDQTYYLRVDGPGKPGETRNWEPKTGEGPVNLPWNAMSFVIDGDRYSVAYLDHPENPKEARYSERDYGRFGSYFEYLLTEDQPLNVRYRLWLQTGELTLDRAKALDADFDDPVSVRVVKE